In Solanum stenotomum isolate F172 chromosome 6, ASM1918654v1, whole genome shotgun sequence, one DNA window encodes the following:
- the LOC125869217 gene encoding calpain-type cysteine protease DEK1: MEGNEHELMLACVISGTLFSVLGSASFALLWAVNWRPWRIYSWIFARKWPGFLQGPQLGIICSFLSLFAWITVISPVVVLVTWGGWLMLILGRDIVGLAVIMAGSALLLAFYSIMLWWRTQWQSSRAVAVLLLLAVGLLCAYELCAVYVTAGVRASERYSPSGFFFGVSAISLAINMLFICRMVFNGNGLDVDEYVRRAYKFAYSDCIEVGPVACLQEPPDPNELYPRQSRRALHLGLLYVGSLVVLLVYSILYGLTAKESNWLGATTSAAVIILDWNLGACLYGFKLLKSRVVVLFVAGTSRVFLICFGVHYWYFGHCISYAVVASVLLGAAVSRHLSVTDPLAARRDALQSTVIRLREGFRRKDQNSSASSSEGCGSSVKRSSSADAGHLGNATVPCTGDGSTWNNIEGINSDKSIDSGRPSLALRSSSCRSVVQEPEVGSSYVDRNLEHNSSLVVCSSSGLESQGGDSSTSTSANQQILDLNLALAFQEKLSDPRITSMLKRKGRHTDRELANLLQDKGLDPNFAVMLKENGLDPMILALLQRSSLDADREHRDNNPPVTDSNGVDDVLPNQISFSEELRLQGLGRWLQRCRVMLHHIAGTPERAWLLFSLIFILETVIVAIFRPKTIKLLNATHQQFEFGIAVLLLSPVVCSILAFLRSLQAEDLSMTSKPRKYGFIAWMLSTCVGLLLSFLSKSSVLLGLSLTVPLMVACLSIAIPIWIRNGYQFWSSRAENAGRAGNHLTLGMKEGVVLFISISLFAGSILALGAIVSAKPLDDLDYKGWTGSRNSVTSPYASSVFLGWAMASAIALVFTGVLPIISWFATYRFSLSSAICVGLFAAVIVAFCSVSYFEVVGSRTDQIPTKADFLASLLPLICIPAVLSLGAGLFKWKDDNWKLSRGAYMFIIIGLLLLLGAISAIIVTIKPWAIGAAFLLVLLLLVLAIGVIHYWASNNFYLTRTQMLLVCFLAFLLALAAFLVGWFQDKAFVGASVGYFSFLFLVAGRALTVLLSPPIVVYSPRVLPVYVYDAHADSGKNVSAAFLVLYVIALAIEGWGVVASLKIYPPFAGAAVSAITLVVAFGFAVSRPCLTLEMVEDAVHFLSKETMVQAIARSATKTRNALSGTYSAPQRSASSAALLVGDPTMMRDRGGNFVLPRADVMKLRDRLRNEELAAGSIFCRLRNRTLRHEATSDVGHRREMCAHARILALEEAIDTEWVYMWDKFGGYLLLLLGLTAKAERVQDEVRLRLFLDNIGFSDLSAKDIKKWLPEDRRRFEIIQESYMREKEMEEEILMQRREEEGRGKERRKALLEKEERKWKEIEASLISSIPNAGNREAAAMAAAVRAVGGDSVLDDSFARERVSSIARRIRAAQLSRRALQTGLAGAVCILDDEPTTSGRRCGQIDPSVCQCQKISCSLAVMVQPESGPVCLFGTEFQKNICWEFLVAGSEQGIEAGQVGLRLITKTDKQTTVKEWSISATSIADGRWHIITLTIDADLGEATCYLDGYFDGYQMGLPLRVASCIWDLGTDVWVGIRPPIDVDSFGRSDSDGAESKVHIMDVFLWGRCLTEDEIAALPAAMGSAEYSMIDLPDDNWQWADSPTRVDGWDSDPADVDLYDRDDVDWDGQYSSGRKRRSDRDGVVLDVDSFTRRLRKPRVDSQKEINQHMLSVEIAVKEALLARGESHFTDQEFPPNDRSLFMDPDHPPSKLQVVSEWMRPTDIVKEKHLDSHPCLFSGVANSSDVCQGRLGDCWFLSAVAVLTEVSRISEVIITPEYNQEGIYTVRFCIQGEWVPVVVDDWIPCESPGKPAFATSRKGNEMWVSLLEKAYAKLHGSYEALEGGLVQDALVDLTGGAGEEIDMRSSEAQIDLASGRLWSQLLRFKQEGFLLGAGSPSGSDVHISSSGIVQGHAYSILQVREVDGHKLVQIRNPWANEVEWNGPWSDPSPEWTDRMKHKLKHVPQANDGIFWMSWQDFQIHFRSIYVCRVYPPEMRYSIHGQWRGYSAGGCQDYDTWHQNPQYRLRASGPDASLPIHVFITLTQGVSFSRTTAGFRNYQSSHDSMMFYIGMRILKTRGRRAAYNIYLHESVGGTDYVNSREISCEMVLDPDPKGYTIVPTTIHPGEEAPFVLSVFTKASISLETL; encoded by the exons TTGGATCTTTGCTCGAAAATGGCCGGGATTCTTACAAGGGCCCCAGCTGGGAATTATATGCAGTTTTCTCTCTCTGTTTGCCTGGATAACTGTGATCTCTCCGGTGGTGGTGCTTGTTACATGGGGAGGCTGGTTAATGTTGATATTGGGACGAGATATAGTTGGTCTAGCTGTAATAATGGCTGGAAGTGCTCTTCTTTTGGCATTCTACTCAATAATGCTTTGGTGGAGAACACAGTGGCAAAGTTCAA GGGCTGTAGCTGTTCTCCTCCTACTAGCTGTTGGTTTGCTTTGTGCATATGAACTTTGTGCTGTGTATGTCACAGCAGGTGTTAGGGCATCTGAAAGATACTCACCTTCCGGGTTCTTCTTTGGTGTGTCAGCAATCTCCCTGGCAATCAATATGCTATTTATTTGCAGGATGGTCTTCAATG GGAATGGCTTAGATGTTGACGAGTACGTACGGAGAGCATATAAATTTGCTTATTCTGATTGTATTGAAGTGGGTCCTGTTGCTTGCTTACAAGAGCCACCTGATCCCAATGAGTTATATCCTCGACAATCTAGAAG GGCTTTGCATCTTGGACTTCTCTATGTTGGTTCACTTGTAGTACTTCTTGTGTATTCTATCCTGTATGGTCTGACAGCAAAGGAATCAAACTGGCTTGGGGCTACAACATCAGCTGCCGTGATAATCCTTG ATTGGAACTTGGGAGCATGCTTGTATGGCTTTAAGCTTCTGAAAAGTCGAGTCGTCGTACTTTTTGTTGCTGGTACATCTCGGGTGTTCCTGATCTGTTTTGGAGTTCATTACTG GTACTTTGGAcattgtattagttatgcagttGTAGCATCTGTGCTGTTGGGCGCGGCTGTTTCACGGCATTTATCAGTTACAGACCCATTAGCAGCTAGACGAGATGCCTTGCAGAGCACAGTTATCCGCCTTAGAGAAGGTTTCCgcagaaaagaccaaaatagcTCTGCAAGCTCTTCTGAGGGTTGTGGCTCAAGTGTTAAGCGCAGTAGTAGTGCTGATGCTGGTCATCTTGGTAATGCAACTGTGCCTTGCACTGGTGATGGCAGTACCTGGAATAACATTGAGGGGATTAATAGTGATAAGAGCATAGACAGTGGAAGGCCTAGTCTAGCTCTACGTAGTAGTTCCTGTCGTTCAGTAGTTCAAGAGCCTGAAGTAGGATCATCTTATGTTGACAGAAATTTAGAGCATAATAGTTCGTTGGTTGTTTGTTCTAGTAGTGGCCTTGAAAGCCAAGGCGGTGATTCTAGTACATCCACTTCCGCAAATCAACAGATACTGGACTTGAATTTGGCACTTGCATTTCAAGAAAAGTTGAGTGATCCCAGGATTACATCTATGTTAAAGAGGAAAGGAAGACACACAGATCGTGAATTAGCTAATTTATTGCAAGATAAAGGGCTTGATCCTAATTTTGCTGTGATGCTGAAGGAGAATGGATTGGACCCAATGATTCTAGCCTTGTTGCAGAGAAGTAGTTTGGATGCTGATCGAGAACATCGTGACAATAACCCTCCTGTCACTGATTCAAATGGTGTTGACGATGTGTTACCTAATCAAATTTCATTCTCGGAagaacttagactccaaggaTTAGGAAGGTGGCTTCAACGTTGTAGAGTAATGTTGCACCATATAGCTGGAACTCCAGAACGAGCATGGCTTCTTTTCAGTTTAATTTTCATTCTTGAAACCGTCATTGTGGCTATCTTCCGACCAAAGACAATAAAACTTCTAAATGCTACACACCAACAG TTTGAATTTGGCATTGCGGTTCTCCTTTTGTCTCCTGTTGTCTGTTCTATTTTGGCCTTCCTTCGGTCACTACAAGCTGAAGATTTGTCCATGACTTCAAAGCCTCGGAag TATGGCTTTATCGCTTGGATGCTGAGCACTTGTGTTGGTCTGCTGCTTTCATTCTTAAG CAAATCATCAGTTCTTCTGGGATTATCATTGACTGTACCCTTAATGGTAGCATGCCTATCTATTGCAATTCCTATATGGATTCGTAATGGGTACCAGTTTTGGTCTTCAAGAGCTGAGAATGCAGGCCGTGCAGGAAACCATCTAACACTGGGGATGAAAGAG GGTGTTGTTCTTTTCATTTCCATCTCCTTATTTGCTGGGTCCATTTTAGCTCTTGGAGCAATAGTGTCTGCAAAGCCTTTGGATGATTTAGATTATAAGGGATGGACTGGTAGTCGGAACAGTGTTACATCCCCTTATGCATCATCTGTTTTCCTTGGCTGGGCAATGGCTTCTGCAATTGCTTTGGTATTTACTGGTGTGCTGCCAATTATATCCTGGTTCGCAACTTACCGGTTTTCTCTCTCATCTGCTATTTGTGTTGGCTTATTTGCAG CTGTTATTGTGGCCTTCTGTAGCGTATCCTACTTTGAAGTTGTTGGGTCTAGAACCGACCAGATTCCAACAAAAGCTGATTTCCTCGCTTCTTTGCTTCCATTGATATGCATTCCAGCAGTATTGTCTCTTGGTGCTGGTTTGTTTAAGTG GAAAGATGACAATTGGAAGCTCTCTCGAGGTGCTTATATGTTCATAATTAttggtcttcttcttttgcttGGAGCCATTTCAGCTATTATAGTTACAATTAAACCCTGGGCG ATAGGGGCTGCATTCCTTCTGGTGCTTCTCCTTCTTGTTCTAGCTATTGGTGTTATTCACTATTGGGCgtcaaataacttttatttgaCAAGGACACAAATGTTACTCGTTTGTTTTCTTGCATTCCTTTTAGCTCTTGCAGCATTTCTTGTTGGATGGTTTCAGG ACAAGGCTTTTGTTGGTGCGTCTGTTGGTTActtctcatttctttttctcGTAGCTGGAAGGGCATTAACA GTCCTTCTTTCACCTCCCATAGTAGTCTACTCCCCAAGGGTGTTGCCTGTTTATGTTTATGATGCTCATGCAGACTCTGGGAAAAATGTCAG TGCTGCATTTCTTGTGCTCTATGTTATTGCATTGGCTATTGAGGGCTGGGGTGTGGTTGCCAGTTTGAAAATTTATCCACCATTTGCTGGTGCTGCTGTATCAGCAATTACACTCGTTGTGGCCTTTGGCTTTGCTGTCTCTCGTCCATGTTTAACACTCGAG ATGGTGGAAGATGCTGTTCATTTTCTTAGCAAAGAAACTATGGTCCAGGCAATTGCTCGATCTGCTACGAAG ACCAGAAATGCTTTATCCGGAACATACTCTGCCCCCCAGAGGTCGGCCAGCTCAGCTGCTCTATTGGTTGGTGATCCAACAATGATGAGGGATAGGGGAGGCAATTTTGTGCTTCCACGAGCAGATGTCATGAAATTAAGAGACCGTCTTAGAAATGAAGAACTGGCTGCTGGCTCAATTTTCTGCAGGTTAAGAAATAGGACACTTAGGCATGAAGCAACTAGTGATGTAGGTCACCGAAGAGAAATGTGTGCCCATGCTCGAATTCTGGCTTTAGAGGAAGCGATTGATACTGAATGGGTTTACATGTGGGATAAGTTTGGCGGTTACTTACTTCTCTTGCTTGGTTTGACTGCTAAAGCTGAGAGGGTACAG GACGAGGTTCGTCTGCGACTTTTCCTTGACAACATAGGGTTTTCAGATCTCAGTGCCAAAGACATAAAGAAATGGCTCCCAGAAGATCGTAGGCGATTTGAAATCATACAGGAGAG TTACATGAGGGAGAAGGAGATGGAAGAGGAAATCCTGATGCAGAGACGTGAAGAGGAAGGAAGGGGTAAAGAAAGGAGGAAAGCTCTCCTTGAGAAGGAGGAACGAAAATGGAAGGAAATAGAGGCGTCGCTTATATCATCTATTCCTAATGCTGGTAATAGAGAGGCAGCAGCAATGGCAGCTGCAGTTCGTGCAGTGGGAGGAGATTCTGTTCTTGACGACTCTTTTGCAAGGGAAAGAGTTTCAAGCATTGCACGTCGTATTCGTGCTGCTCAGCTATCTCGTCGAGCACTTCAG ACTGGACTTGCTGGTGCTGTGTGTATACTTGATGATGAACCCACCACTAGTGGCCGACGGTGCGGTCAGATTGATCCTTCTGTGTGTCAATGTCAAAAAATTAGTTGCTCCCTTGCTGTTATGGTCCAGCCTGAATCTGGACCTGTTTGTTTGTTCGGCACTGAGTTCCAGAAGAATATTTGCTGGGAATTTCTTGTGGCTGGCTCTGAGCAAGGCATTGAAGCAGGACAAGTTGGGCTTAGATTAATTACTAAAACTGACAAGCAAACTACTGTAAAGGAATGGAGTATAAGTGCCACCAGTATAGCAGATGGAAG GTGGCATATCATAACATTGACTATTGATGCTGATTTGGGTGAAGCAACTTGCTACCTGGATGGATATTTTGATGGCTACCAGATGGGGCTACCACTTAGAGTGGCTAGTTGCATATGGGATCTGGGAACGGATGTCTGGGTGGGCATAAGGCCGCCCATTGATGTTGATTCATTTGGGAGGTCTGATAGTGATGGAGCCGAATCAAAGGTGCACATAATGGATGTATTTCTTTGGGGAAGATGCTTGACAGAAGATGAGATTGCGGCTCTTCCTGCGGCTATGGGTTCTGCTGAGTACAGCATGATTGATCTGCCGGATGATAATTGGCAATGGGCAGATTCTCCAACTAGG GTTGATGGTTGGGACAGTGATCCTGCGGATGTAGATCTTTATGACAGAGATGATGTAGATTGGGATGGGCAATATTCAAGTGGGAGGAAGAGAAGGTCAGATCGTGATGGAGTTGTGTTGGATGTGGATTCGTTTACTCGAAGGTTGAGGAAGCCTCGAGTAGACTCACAGAAGGAAATCAATCAACACATGCTTTCAGTGGAAATAGCTGTGAAGGAGGCTCTTTTAGCAAGAGGAGAATCACATTTCACTGATCAAGAGTTTCCTCCCAATGACCGCTCATTATTTATGGATCCGGACCATCCTCCATCTAAATTGCAG GTTGTTTCTGAATGGATGAGGCCTACTGATATAGTGAAAGAGAAGCATCTGGATTCTcacccatgcttattttctgGAGTAGCAAATTCTTCAGATGTTTGCCAG GGACGTCTGGGTGATTGCTGGTTTCTAAGTGCGGTTGCTGTGCTAACTGAGGTTTCACGAATATCAGAAGTCATAATTACACCAGAATACAATCAAGAAGGAATATATACAGTTCGCTTCTGCATTCAG GGGGAATGGGTCCCTGTTGTGGTAGATGATTGGATTCCATGCGAGTCACCTGGTAAACCAGCATTTGCCACCAGTCGGAAGGGTAATGAAATGTGGGTCTCCTTGTTAGAAAAAGCTTATGCAAAGCTTCATGGCTCATATGAGGCATTGGAGGGTGGGCTTGTGCAAGATGCTCTTGTGGACCTCACCGGAGGTGCTGGTGAGGAGATTGACATGAGAAGTTCTGAGGCACAGATTGATCTTGCAAGTGGAAGACTCTGGTCTCAGCTGCTGCGCTTCAAACAAGAGGGTTTCCTACTGGGCGCTGGTAGTCCTTCTGGTTCAGATGTGCATATCTCCTCCAGTGGTATTGTCCAAGGTCATGCCTATTCAATATTACAG GTACGAGAAGTTGATGGCCACAAGCTTGTTCAGATCCGGAATCCATGGGCTAATGAAGTTGAATGGAATGGCCCTTGGTCTGATCCATCACCTGAGTGGACCGACAGGATGAAACACAAGCTTAAGCATGTCCCACAG GCAAACGATGGAATTTTCTGGATGTCTTGGCAAGATTTCCAAATACATTTTAGGTCTATATATGTTTGTCGTGTCTACCCACCAGAGATGCGCTACTCTATCCATGGTCAATGGAGAGGTTACAGTGCTGGAGGCTGCCAGGACTATGACACATGGCATCAGAATCCCCAATATCGACTAAGAGCAAGTGGTCCTGATGCTTCCTTGCCCATTCACGTTTTTATCACCTTAACTCAG GGTGTGAGTTTCTCAAGGACAACAGCTGGTTTCAGGAATTATCAATCAAGCCATGATTCAATGATGTTCTATATTGGGATGAGGATACTGAAAACTCGTGGTAGACGTGCTGCATATAACATCTATTTACATGAATCTGTTGGTGGGACAGACTATGTAAATTCTCGAGAAATATCATGTGAGATGGTCCTAGATCCCGACCCAAAGGGTTACACAATAGTGCCTACTACAATACATCCTGGTGAAGAGGCACCTTTTGTTCTCTCTGTTTTTACTAAAGCTTCGATAAGTCTTGAaactttataa